A genomic stretch from Geothermobacter hydrogeniphilus includes:
- a CDS encoding B12-binding domain-containing radical SAM protein — MRNGRVLFIIHDNYQDFNYFPLGVAYLAAVLRDAGADVQVYCQDLYHQSNEELAAYLDDNTFDLIGIGFLAARFKETVEELCRVVTRHKKEAWLVLGGHGPSALPAYMLQRTGADVVAIGDAEQTIVELLHGRISGTPAIGDIRGIAWRRGSEVHHNRPRPAIRNLDSLPLPAWELFPMQDYIGSVHFAGQPENVDRSLALISSRGCVNACSFCHRLESGYRVRSVDNVLDELQLLIERYRIEYFLFLDEMFILNKKRLLEFERKLDQRGMQIRFSCAARVDIIDREVAGILKRCGCRFITFGIESTNDNVLRLMRKNTTLEKNIRAVEAVNEVGGIGLSLNLLWGNVGDTEESLRTNVEFIKRYNNYQQVRTIRPPTPYPGSALYQYAIEQGLLTGPDDFFDRFSNSDRYLVNFTDLPLDRFYQLLLEANRDLILDHYRHTGGDMVEAQRLIREFEDLYNGRNDHFRGARDYTPRQRLQRI, encoded by the coding sequence ATGAGAAACGGACGCGTCCTGTTCATCATTCATGACAACTACCAGGATTTCAATTACTTCCCCCTCGGGGTGGCCTACCTGGCCGCCGTCCTGCGCGATGCCGGGGCGGATGTCCAGGTCTACTGCCAGGATCTCTACCACCAGTCGAACGAGGAGCTGGCCGCGTATCTCGACGACAACACCTTCGACCTGATCGGCATCGGCTTCCTGGCCGCTCGTTTCAAGGAAACCGTTGAAGAGCTGTGCCGGGTCGTCACCCGGCACAAGAAGGAGGCCTGGCTGGTACTCGGCGGCCATGGACCATCGGCCCTGCCCGCCTACATGCTGCAAAGAACCGGCGCCGACGTGGTCGCCATCGGCGATGCCGAGCAGACGATCGTTGAACTCCTGCACGGCAGAATCTCGGGAACCCCGGCCATCGGCGACATCAGGGGAATCGCCTGGCGCCGCGGCAGTGAAGTTCACCACAACCGGCCACGTCCCGCCATCCGCAACCTCGACAGCCTGCCGCTGCCGGCCTGGGAGCTGTTCCCGATGCAGGACTATATCGGCAGCGTCCACTTCGCCGGGCAGCCGGAGAATGTCGACCGCAGCCTGGCGCTGATTTCCTCCCGCGGCTGTGTCAACGCCTGCAGTTTCTGCCACCGTCTCGAAAGCGGCTACCGGGTGCGAAGCGTTGACAACGTGCTGGATGAACTGCAGCTGCTGATCGAACGCTACCGGATCGAATATTTCCTCTTCCTGGACGAAATGTTCATCCTCAACAAGAAAAGACTGCTCGAATTTGAACGCAAACTGGATCAGCGCGGCATGCAGATCCGGTTCTCCTGTGCCGCCCGGGTCGATATCATCGACCGTGAGGTGGCCGGCATTCTGAAACGCTGCGGCTGCCGGTTCATTACCTTCGGCATCGAATCGACCAACGACAACGTCCTGCGGCTGATGCGCAAGAACACCACCCTTGAGAAGAACATCAGGGCCGTGGAAGCGGTCAACGAAGTCGGCGGCATCGGGCTCTCTCTCAACCTGCTGTGGGGAAACGTCGGCGATACCGAGGAAAGCCTGCGCACCAACGTCGAATTCATCAAGCGCTACAACAACTACCAGCAGGTCAGAACCATCCGCCCACCGACCCCCTATCCCGGCAGCGCGCTCTACCAGTACGCCATTGAGCAGGGCCTGCTGACCGGCCCGGACGATTTCTTCGACCGCTTCAGCAACTCGGATCGCTACCTGGTCAACTTCACGGACCTTCCCCTGGACCGGTTCTACCAGCTGCTGCTGGAGGCGAACCGCGACCTGATCCTCGATCATTACCGGCACACCGGGGGTGACATGGTAGAGGCGCAACGACTGATCCGGGAGTTCGAAGACCTCTACAACGGCCGCAACGACCATTTCCGCGGCGCGCGGGACTACACGCCCCGCCAGCGGCTGCAGAGGATCTGA
- a CDS encoding NAD-dependent epimerase/dehydratase family protein, with amino-acid sequence MLLLTGSRGFIGRALTARLRQQTLAYREINSERGGVTRPDNFRPFTACGIRHVIHLAARVFVPDSWREPGAFFHTNLTGTQNVLEFCRATGTGLTFVSAYLYGPPEKLPVAEDHPLHPDNPYAQSKALAEQLCGFYAREFDVPITILRPFNVYGPGQDKRFLIPWIIHQALHEERITLRDLQPRRDFVFVDDLIDALLLTLAPAPGLTTLNIGSGTSVSVAETVTLVQSLLGTDKEVTTENVRRKNELDDVVADISRATGMIGWRPKTSLEQGLKNMIEELHTPRGARQGEPRAAGS; translated from the coding sequence ATGCTACTCCTGACCGGCAGCCGCGGCTTCATCGGTCGCGCCCTGACCGCACGACTGCGACAGCAGACGCTGGCGTACCGAGAGATCAACTCCGAAAGGGGCGGGGTCACCCGACCGGACAATTTCCGTCCCTTTACCGCCTGCGGGATCCGCCACGTCATTCACCTGGCGGCACGGGTTTTCGTTCCCGACAGCTGGCGCGAGCCGGGAGCCTTCTTTCATACCAACCTCACCGGCACCCAGAACGTTCTCGAATTCTGCCGCGCCACCGGCACCGGCCTGACCTTTGTCAGCGCCTATCTCTACGGCCCCCCGGAAAAGCTGCCGGTCGCTGAAGATCATCCCCTGCACCCCGACAATCCCTATGCCCAGTCCAAAGCCCTGGCCGAGCAGCTGTGCGGATTTTACGCGCGCGAGTTCGATGTTCCGATCACCATCCTGCGCCCTTTCAACGTCTACGGACCGGGCCAGGACAAACGCTTCCTGATTCCATGGATCATTCACCAGGCCCTGCATGAAGAACGGATCACTCTCAGGGATCTGCAACCGCGTCGGGATTTTGTCTTCGTCGACGACCTGATCGACGCGCTGCTGCTGACCTTGGCCCCGGCTCCCGGACTGACAACCCTGAACATCGGTTCCGGCACATCGGTCAGCGTGGCGGAAACCGTCACCCTGGTCCAGTCGTTGCTCGGCACCGACAAGGAGGTGACAACAGAAAATGTCCGCCGGAAAAACGAGCTGGACGATGTCGTCGCCGACATCAGCCGGGCAACCGGGATGATCGGCTGGCGACCGAAAACCTCTCTTGAGCAGGGGTTGAAGAACATGATTGAAGAACTGCACACCCCGAGAGGGGCCAGACAAGGAGAGCCCCGTGCTGCCGGCAGCTGA
- a CDS encoding PIG-L deacetylase family protein gives MNILAIGAHFDDIELGCGGALARHIAQGDKVYAFVASTSGFTGYNKEMIRSNETALNEGQRAMEILGVELFCGDCETFAVEFTEALNVQILRIVEEKHIHRVYTHWDSDIHHDHQALARASLHSCRHVPRMLMYRSNWYHSTTDFKGNFYIDITDFWSTKEAAVKAHTSELERTGYKWLRFFKNEAENAGQRIGVPYAEVFEVVKWLEP, from the coding sequence ATGAACATCCTCGCCATCGGTGCCCATTTCGACGATATCGAACTCGGCTGCGGCGGCGCCCTGGCCAGACACATCGCCCAGGGGGACAAGGTCTACGCCTTCGTCGCCTCGACCTCCGGCTTCACCGGCTACAATAAGGAAATGATCCGCTCCAACGAAACCGCTCTCAACGAGGGCCAGCGGGCGATGGAGATCCTCGGGGTCGAACTTTTCTGCGGTGACTGCGAAACCTTCGCGGTCGAGTTCACCGAAGCCCTCAATGTCCAGATTCTCCGGATCGTCGAAGAAAAACATATTCACCGCGTCTACACCCACTGGGACAGTGACATCCACCATGACCACCAGGCCCTGGCCAGGGCCTCTCTGCACAGCTGTCGCCACGTTCCGCGCATGCTCATGTATCGCAGTAACTGGTACCACTCAACCACTGATTTCAAAGGTAATTTTTATATCGACATCACTGACTTCTGGAGCACCAAGGAGGCGGCCGTCAAAGCCCACACCTCGGAGCTGGAACGCACCGGCTACAAGTGGCTGCGGTTTTTCAAGAACGAGGCGGAAAACGCCGGCCAGCGGATCGGCGTGCCTTACGCCGAAGTTTTTGAAGTGGTGAAGTGGCTCGAACCCTGA
- a CDS encoding flagellin → MALTINTNVASLNAQRNLNRSQNALGKSMQRLSSGLRINSAKDDAAGLAIANRMTSQIRGLNQASRNANDGISLAQTAEGALQESTNILQRIRELSLQSANDTNTSSDRASMQAEVGQLQSELDRIATTTTFNGRRVLDGSFTGATFQVGANAGETISFNISSAKASSLGHIATGTGTTVTANTTTGMTIAVGSGAATGIASSANFAHATDTTYRGADSAYAKAAAINDAGIAGLSVSAKTEIATTTWANIGGTTGDTYGLDINGVTVYTSGTDVSGSALTVTDVRNAINSVSDKTGVVASDDGTNLTLTAADGRNIVVTESGTATGFAGNGTVGSSGSVNRGKISMDATDTITVSGGTESGLTSIAKDTAGVDSIDISTAAGAQTAIKRVDAALGAIDQIRGDLGAVQNRFETTIANLQNVAENLSAARSRTLDADIAQETSAMTKNNILQQAGVSILAQANQAPQLALSLLK, encoded by the coding sequence ATGGCACTGACAATCAACACCAACGTCGCTTCTCTGAACGCCCAGCGAAACCTGAACAGGTCCCAGAACGCCCTGGGAAAATCGATGCAGCGTCTCTCGTCCGGTCTGCGCATCAACAGCGCCAAGGACGACGCCGCCGGCCTCGCCATCGCCAACCGGATGACGTCGCAGATCCGCGGTCTCAACCAGGCCTCCCGGAACGCCAACGACGGCATCTCCCTGGCGCAGACGGCTGAAGGCGCCCTGCAGGAAAGTACCAATATCCTGCAGCGTATCCGCGAACTCTCCCTGCAGTCGGCCAACGACACCAACACCTCGTCCGACCGCGCTTCGATGCAGGCCGAGGTCGGCCAGCTGCAGAGCGAACTGGACCGGATCGCGACGACCACCACTTTCAACGGTCGCCGCGTTCTTGACGGCTCCTTCACCGGTGCCACCTTCCAGGTCGGCGCCAACGCCGGTGAGACCATCTCCTTCAACATCTCCAGCGCCAAGGCTTCCAGCCTCGGCCACATCGCCACCGGCACCGGCACCACGGTCACCGCCAACACCACCACCGGCATGACCATCGCCGTCGGCTCCGGCGCCGCCACCGGCATCGCCTCCAGCGCCAACTTCGCCCACGCCACCGACACCACCTACCGCGGCGCCGATTCGGCCTACGCCAAGGCGGCGGCGATCAATGACGCCGGCATCGCCGGGCTCTCGGTCTCGGCCAAGACCGAGATCGCGACCACCACCTGGGCCAACATCGGCGGCACCACCGGCGACACCTACGGTCTCGACATCAACGGCGTCACCGTCTACACATCCGGCACCGACGTTTCGGGCTCCGCCCTGACCGTCACCGACGTCCGCAACGCCATCAATTCCGTCTCCGACAAGACCGGCGTGGTCGCCTCCGACGACGGTACCAACCTCACTCTGACCGCCGCCGACGGCCGCAACATCGTCGTCACTGAAAGCGGCACCGCCACCGGCTTCGCCGGCAATGGTACCGTGGGCTCGTCGGGCAGCGTCAACCGCGGCAAGATCAGCATGGACGCCACCGACACCATCACCGTCAGCGGCGGCACCGAATCGGGACTGACCAGCATCGCCAAGGACACCGCCGGGGTCGATTCCATCGATATCTCAACCGCCGCCGGCGCCCAGACCGCCATCAAGCGGGTCGACGCCGCCCTCGGCGCCATCGACCAGATCCGCGGCGATCTCGGCGCGGTGCAGAACCGCTTCGAAACCACCATCGCCAACCTGCAGAATGTCGCCGAGAACCTCTCCGCCGCCCGTTCGCGGACTCTCGACGCGGATATCGCCCAGGAAACCTCGGCGATGACCAAGAACAACATCCTGCAGCAGGCCGGTGTTTCGATCCTGGCACAGGCCAACCAGGCCCCGCAGCTGGCCCTCTCGCTGCTGAAATAA
- a CDS encoding radical SAM/SPASM domain-containing protein: MTVTTTTETEKVTDYSRRGDIDAYLGQLQGEAFRRYRKEWRQAEKELRFFPYPLFLVVETVNTCNLSCAMCFRSRTPSPQPAMMSLDDYRRLIREAGRLGCPSLSLNLNNEPLLDPLLVERVALAREAGFIDIRLNTNGILLTPEKSRALIAAGLTRLSVSIDAASEETYRRIRTGGDYRRLLNNLEAFVAIRDELQAVLPVLRCTLVKIRENEHEVDAFINDWQQRADYVSIQSYVPHSNDDESMTLHPDQQAKSANVTCSQPFERLVVTVDGNVLPCCSPQGAEIVLGRWDDTGLAKIWTGPQAMNLRRMMRSRCWHDHPVCSSCLNGTFDGHENQETALPEKETT; the protein is encoded by the coding sequence ATGACCGTGACAACCACCACTGAAACTGAAAAGGTCACCGATTACAGCCGCCGCGGCGACATCGACGCCTACCTGGGACAGTTGCAGGGTGAAGCCTTCCGCCGCTACCGAAAAGAATGGCGTCAGGCGGAAAAGGAATTGCGATTCTTCCCCTACCCCCTGTTCCTGGTGGTCGAGACGGTCAACACCTGCAATCTCAGCTGTGCCATGTGCTTCCGCAGCCGGACGCCGAGCCCGCAGCCGGCGATGATGTCCCTTGACGATTACCGTCGGCTGATCCGGGAAGCGGGCCGACTCGGCTGTCCGTCTCTTTCCCTCAACCTCAACAATGAACCTCTGCTCGACCCGCTGCTGGTTGAACGGGTCGCCCTGGCCAGAGAAGCCGGGTTCATCGATATCCGCCTCAACACCAACGGCATCCTGCTGACCCCGGAGAAGTCGCGGGCGCTGATCGCCGCCGGACTGACGCGGTTGTCGGTCAGCATTGACGCCGCCAGTGAGGAAACCTACCGCCGCATCCGCACCGGCGGCGACTACCGGCGGCTGCTGAACAACCTGGAGGCTTTTGTCGCCATCCGCGACGAACTACAGGCAGTGTTGCCGGTACTGCGCTGCACCCTGGTCAAGATCCGTGAAAACGAACATGAAGTTGATGCCTTCATCAACGACTGGCAACAACGCGCAGATTACGTTTCGATTCAAAGTTACGTTCCGCACAGCAATGATGATGAATCGATGACGCTGCACCCGGATCAGCAGGCAAAGAGTGCCAACGTGACCTGTTCCCAACCCTTTGAACGACTGGTGGTCACGGTCGACGGCAACGTCCTGCCCTGCTGCTCGCCACAGGGGGCGGAGATCGTTCTCGGCCGCTGGGACGACACCGGCCTGGCGAAGATCTGGACCGGTCCGCAGGCGATGAATCTGCGGCGGATGATGCGGAGCCGCTGCTGGCATGATCACCCGGTCTGCAGTTCCTGCCTGAACGGCACCTTCGACGGCCACGAGAACCAAGAAACCGCCCTTCCGGAAAAGGAAACAACATGA
- a CDS encoding radical SAM protein encodes MTASKRERDVNTLCSFLNFNTTWEADMGDDFLRYRRAWQENTRHKTLTRFPMHLDFDLTNACTLACPFCPRTQLVRQGRYPGTYRMPFEVYEKALREGAEKGLLAINLNAGGEPLLHPDLPRMVKLAADLGILDIMLHTSAVHLDEAMARSLIEGGLTKLIISFDSPIPEHYEQLRKNARFDAVVANINRAIDLKKELRSLTPFIRINMVQMKENHHERQQMIDFWRERIDGLGFLEYINYYQWDDRDRYVHPVRYQEDFVCEKPWQRLGIAHDGRIKFCHLDDLDEVTLGTIIDTPIEEAWQGAQMQAYRELQQQGRIREIDLCSRCSTPMMPEEP; translated from the coding sequence ATGACAGCAAGCAAGCGCGAGCGGGATGTCAACACCCTCTGCTCCTTTCTCAACTTCAACACCACCTGGGAAGCGGACATGGGCGACGATTTTCTCCGCTATCGCCGGGCCTGGCAGGAAAACACCCGCCATAAAACCCTGACCCGCTTCCCGATGCATCTCGATTTCGACCTGACCAACGCCTGCACCCTTGCCTGCCCCTTCTGCCCGCGCACCCAACTGGTCAGGCAGGGCCGCTATCCGGGAACCTACCGGATGCCGTTCGAAGTCTATGAAAAGGCCCTGCGCGAGGGCGCCGAAAAGGGCCTGCTGGCGATCAATCTCAACGCCGGCGGGGAGCCGCTGCTGCACCCCGACCTGCCGCGGATGGTGAAGCTGGCCGCGGATCTCGGCATTCTCGACATCATGCTGCATACCAGCGCCGTCCACCTCGACGAGGCCATGGCCCGATCGCTGATCGAAGGCGGTCTGACCAAGCTGATCATCTCCTTTGATTCGCCGATCCCGGAGCACTACGAACAGCTGCGCAAGAATGCCCGCTTCGACGCAGTGGTCGCCAATATCAACCGCGCCATTGACCTGAAAAAGGAATTGCGTTCCCTGACGCCCTTCATCCGCATCAACATGGTGCAAATGAAGGAGAACCACCATGAACGGCAGCAGATGATCGACTTCTGGCGCGAGCGGATCGACGGCCTCGGCTTTCTTGAATACATCAACTACTACCAGTGGGACGACCGGGATCGCTACGTTCATCCGGTCCGCTACCAGGAAGATTTCGTCTGTGAAAAACCCTGGCAGCGGCTCGGCATCGCCCATGACGGCCGCATCAAGTTCTGCCACCTCGACGACCTCGACGAGGTGACCCTCGGCACGATCATTGACACCCCCATCGAAGAGGCCTGGCAGGGTGCGCAGATGCAGGCCTACCGCGAACTGCAGCAACAGGGACGCATCAGGGAGATCGATCTCTGTTCACGCTGCAGTACGCCGATGATGCCGGAGGAGCCATGA
- a CDS encoding flagellar protein FlaG, which produces MKVEAIAPGNVGAPPKFEMAEQVEQVEQDRQVARALPDAEKKEQKVNSEELFDKIKQITSNGQYSIQFEMNKDVNSLVIRIVDRESGELVRQIPSEELLRSSKALQDLRGLMVDTES; this is translated from the coding sequence ATGAAAGTCGAAGCGATCGCACCCGGGAACGTCGGCGCACCGCCCAAATTCGAGATGGCCGAACAGGTCGAACAGGTCGAACAGGACCGGCAGGTCGCGCGGGCACTCCCCGATGCCGAAAAGAAGGAACAGAAAGTCAATTCGGAAGAATTGTTCGACAAGATCAAGCAGATTACCAGCAACGGCCAGTACAGCATCCAGTTCGAGATGAACAAGGATGTGAACTCCCTGGTGATCCGCATTGTCGACCGGGAATCAGGTGAACTGGTCCGGCAGATTCCCAGCGAAGAGCTGCTCCGCTCGTCCAAAGCACTGCAGGACCTTCGGGGGTTGATGGTCGACAC
- a CDS encoding 6-hydroxymethylpterin diphosphokinase MptE-like protein produces MARNRPKHRRTKSTGTMLERLRKRTPQQRADLLTRTFQANLTFFKRRDPALASLLESGVQNPYQVSINDHFLDLIDTASNLLCHPQSGLDSFAEQLGDWHHPGWIDFLDPRLRHFPQDENHGRQLMAFSASLLAAFPQFEERLAEGRFQLPQIENGRRFSPAVVFVGIFHGLHIDHYLSRTSVADVTLIEPDRFKFLVSCHFLDYARLEQRCGNLQLHIGDPVPDTFLQATLTRSWITSTVWLRVLPGYRLPEIDGIVERLRLAWLALTDAWVPADRELRALAHAKKNLAAGLPMLTSEPQPGPETRIAVVGAGPSLAGDLAWLKKQQQRMIIIAAHTAVRVLLKNGIRPDFQVSLDPEWDDATLRRLDLDRRIPLLVSNHKDPAILRQFDLPLLVAVDGLPQPVAFNYQLPFGLQTTGNLALAFACACHPHTLLLLGMDFGFRDSERIHVKGGHFDEQAHQGVEITGNRQLPVAANFPSRQPLLTRPYFNDARLLAEKTLRRLEAGTRILNLSDGARIAGADAVRSNELELDPWPGKDAALAALRAAFEPPHRGTHWQPFTAGTDQTADLLAIGLHRLFDQQTISWKNLASTLNRAQHDLFQTCQSGTIPDLRPLPYLRIIKDLLTTWFRFMVATRTPAETASLYRKGRALLLKAAMEWDDQRQPEHPPTEAATASNTPRQTSSRPRLE; encoded by the coding sequence ATGGCGCGGAACAGACCGAAACACCGTCGCACCAAATCCACCGGCACCATGCTGGAACGTCTGCGCAAACGCACGCCGCAGCAGCGGGCGGACCTGCTGACGCGAACCTTCCAGGCCAACCTGACCTTTTTCAAACGCCGCGATCCGGCCCTCGCGAGCCTGCTTGAAAGCGGCGTGCAGAACCCTTACCAGGTCAGCATCAATGACCATTTTCTTGATCTGATCGACACCGCCAGCAACCTGCTCTGTCATCCGCAGAGCGGTCTCGACAGCTTTGCCGAACAGCTGGGCGACTGGCACCACCCCGGATGGATCGATTTTCTCGACCCCCGGCTGCGTCATTTTCCGCAGGATGAAAACCACGGCCGACAGCTGATGGCGTTCAGCGCATCGCTGCTGGCAGCCTTTCCCCAATTTGAAGAGCGCCTGGCCGAAGGGCGGTTCCAGCTTCCTCAGATCGAAAACGGCCGCCGTTTTTCCCCGGCGGTGGTCTTCGTCGGTATCTTCCACGGCCTGCACATCGACCATTATCTCAGTCGGACTTCTGTCGCCGATGTCACGCTGATCGAACCGGACAGGTTCAAGTTCCTGGTCTCCTGCCATTTTCTCGACTACGCCCGGCTCGAACAACGCTGCGGCAATCTGCAACTGCACATCGGCGACCCGGTCCCGGATACCTTCCTGCAGGCAACCCTCACCCGCAGCTGGATCACCAGCACCGTCTGGCTGCGGGTGTTGCCCGGCTACCGGCTCCCCGAAATCGACGGGATTGTCGAACGGCTGCGGCTGGCCTGGCTGGCCCTGACCGATGCCTGGGTGCCGGCCGACCGCGAACTGCGCGCCCTCGCTCACGCGAAAAAGAACCTGGCGGCAGGGTTGCCGATGCTGACCTCGGAACCACAACCGGGACCGGAAACCAGGATTGCCGTGGTCGGCGCCGGTCCCTCACTGGCCGGCGACCTGGCATGGCTCAAAAAGCAGCAGCAGCGGATGATCATCATCGCTGCCCATACCGCGGTCCGGGTCTTGCTGAAAAACGGCATCAGGCCCGATTTCCAGGTCAGTCTCGATCCGGAATGGGATGACGCGACCCTGCGGCGGCTCGACCTTGACCGCCGCATTCCGCTGCTGGTGAGCAACCACAAGGACCCGGCTATTCTGCGACAGTTCGATCTGCCCCTGCTGGTCGCCGTCGACGGTCTGCCGCAACCAGTTGCCTTCAACTATCAACTTCCTTTCGGACTGCAGACAACCGGTAACCTGGCCCTCGCCTTCGCCTGTGCCTGTCATCCGCATACCCTGCTGCTGCTGGGCATGGATTTCGGTTTTCGCGACAGCGAACGGATTCACGTCAAGGGGGGACATTTCGATGAACAGGCGCATCAGGGCGTCGAAATAACCGGCAACCGGCAGCTTCCGGTTGCCGCCAACTTCCCCTCACGGCAACCGCTGCTGACCCGCCCCTACTTCAATGACGCCCGGCTGCTGGCCGAAAAGACCCTGCGTCGACTCGAAGCAGGGACACGCATCCTCAACCTCTCGGACGGTGCCCGTATCGCCGGCGCGGACGCAGTCCGCTCGAATGAACTTGAACTCGATCCCTGGCCGGGCAAGGACGCGGCCCTCGCCGCTCTCAGGGCCGCCTTTGAACCACCCCACAGAGGGACACACTGGCAACCCTTTACCGCGGGGACCGACCAGACGGCAGACCTCCTGGCCATCGGGCTGCACCGCCTGTTCGACCAGCAGACCATCAGTTGGAAAAACCTGGCCTCGACCCTCAACCGTGCCCAACACGACCTCTTCCAGACATGCCAGAGCGGAACGATACCGGATCTTCGCCCCCTGCCCTACCTGCGGATCATCAAGGACCTGCTCACCACCTGGTTTCGTTTCATGGTCGCCACCCGCACTCCGGCGGAAACAGCAAGTCTTTACCGCAAGGGACGCGCACTACTGCTGAAAGCCGCCATGGAGTGGGACGATCAGCGACAGCCGGAACATCCACCGACCGAGGCTGCGACCGCTTCAAACACCCCTCGACAAACCTCTTCCCGGCCTCGGCTCGAATAA
- a CDS encoding WbqC family protein, with product MCSEKTVVIHQPDFLPWLGFFQRLLSADLYLVLDNAQFLNNSRSWHNRDKIKTPQGERWLTVSVRKTAQKTPINQVLLADNTDWRGRNLSLLKHHYRRAPFFDQIYPELEHLYRSPATTLLDFNLRSIKMLLRLFAIDIPLRFAGELNPAGSSNAMLVDLLKKTAADRYLSGNGARAYFDPEPFRKAGIKVCWQSFRHPVYPQLHGDFIPGLSSIDLFFNCGIEQSRAILRSTMEGVRS from the coding sequence ATGTGCTCTGAAAAAACGGTCGTCATCCACCAGCCCGACTTCCTGCCCTGGCTCGGCTTCTTCCAGCGTCTGCTGTCCGCCGACCTCTACCTGGTGCTCGACAACGCCCAGTTTCTCAACAACAGCAGGAGCTGGCACAACCGCGACAAGATCAAGACTCCGCAGGGCGAACGCTGGCTTACCGTCAGTGTCAGGAAAACGGCACAGAAAACCCCGATCAACCAGGTGCTGCTGGCCGACAACACCGACTGGCGGGGACGTAATCTCTCGCTGCTCAAGCACCATTACCGGCGTGCCCCGTTTTTCGACCAGATCTATCCGGAACTGGAACATCTCTACCGGTCTCCGGCGACAACCCTGCTCGATTTCAACCTGCGCTCGATCAAAATGCTGCTGCGCCTGTTCGCCATCGACATCCCGCTGCGCTTTGCCGGCGAACTGAACCCCGCCGGGAGCAGCAATGCCATGCTGGTTGATCTGCTGAAAAAAACCGCCGCCGACCGTTACCTGTCGGGGAACGGCGCCCGCGCCTATTTCGATCCGGAGCCCTTTCGGAAGGCCGGGATCAAGGTCTGCTGGCAGAGTTTCCGCCACCCGGTCTATCCGCAGCTGCATGGTGACTTCATCCCCGGCCTGAGCAGCATCGACCTGTTCTTCAATTGCGGGATCGAACAATCCCGCGCCATCCTGCGATCCACCATGGAAGGAGTGCGGTCATGA
- a CDS encoding glycosyltransferase family protein: MLPAAEHRSSPVAAPPVSDNERLGVIIQARMGSTRLPGKVLKPVGDSPLLGVILRRLERLQSPAEIIVATSELQRDDPVVNFCLQTGVRCFRGSEEDVLDRYYRCATGYRFSQIVRLTADNPFVDVAELDRLIRRHLDSQADYSHSFASLPVGVGAEIFSYRALEESFNHGHLPHHREHVNEFIQERPRDFRTVHLRVAPAKHRPDIRLTVDTPEDYRRACFIAANRPADSVTTPEAINLSELFAERAAETTPSDLP, translated from the coding sequence GTGCTGCCGGCAGCTGAACATCGTTCGTCGCCGGTCGCGGCACCGCCGGTCAGCGACAATGAACGGCTTGGAGTCATCATCCAGGCCCGCATGGGTTCAACCCGGCTGCCCGGCAAGGTCTTGAAACCGGTCGGCGACAGTCCCCTGCTCGGCGTCATCCTCCGCCGCCTGGAGAGACTGCAGAGTCCGGCCGAGATCATCGTCGCCACCAGTGAACTGCAACGCGATGATCCGGTTGTCAACTTCTGCCTGCAAACCGGCGTCCGTTGTTTTCGCGGCAGCGAAGAGGATGTCCTCGATCGTTATTATCGCTGCGCAACCGGATACCGGTTCAGCCAGATCGTGCGACTGACCGCCGACAACCCCTTCGTCGATGTCGCCGAACTCGACCGCCTGATACGGCGACATCTTGACTCTCAAGCCGATTACAGCCATTCCTTCGCCAGCCTGCCGGTTGGGGTCGGCGCCGAGATCTTCAGTTACCGGGCTCTGGAGGAAAGCTTCAACCACGGCCATCTGCCGCATCACCGCGAACATGTCAACGAATTCATCCAGGAGCGCCCCCGGGACTTCAGGACCGTCCACCTGCGTGTTGCCCCCGCCAAGCATCGGCCCGACATCCGACTGACCGTCGACACCCCTGAAGATTATCGTCGCGCCTGCTTCATCGCCGCCAACCGCCCGGCCGACAGCGTCACCACGCCCGAGGCGATCAATCTCAGTGAACTCTTTGCCGAACGGGCGGCCGAAACAACACCGTCCGACCTGCCGTGA